Proteins encoded in a region of the Pocillopora verrucosa isolate sample1 chromosome 11, ASM3666991v2, whole genome shotgun sequence genome:
- the LOC131792998 gene encoding uncharacterized protein: MVWNSSFLILLASLFFMDFATAKNPCKTKVSVPGMVLKGFVFKKVPVTAPHVCDITCEREKICQSYNYVIGEKSCELNTRTKEARPENFQPDHLRFYMGRISGRTPLGSIPELPASSCQEIKLSEGKDSISKKYWLDSANVGSSKLVYCDMILGDIDECKGSNNVCDENANCFNTVGSYNCTCKDGFTGDGYSCSADLCNHYKNLSDANRKKSYETPPGSELCDSQLPEEWYRFVGAAGTKMPTSRVSANRCGTKYSGWLDGRYPTVEDGEVYKDVCFSNDAHNNCKFKKKIYVKNCGSYFIYKLLHPPLCNSRYCGTD; this comes from the exons ATGGTGTGGAATTCAAGCTTCCTGATCCTCCTggcttctttgtttttcatggACTTCGCTACTGCTAAAAATCCATGCAAGACAAAAGTTAGCGTACCTGGAATGGTTCTCAAAGGATTCGTCTTCAAAAAGGTCCCAGTAACAGCTCCTCATGTGTGCGATATCACCTGCGAGAGAGAAAAGATATGTCAAAGCTACAATTACGTAATTGGGGAAAAGTCCTGTGAGTTAAACACCCGAACCAAGGAAGCAAGGCCCGAGAATTTCCAGCCAGATCATTTACGCTTTTACATGGGACGCATTAGTGGTAGAA CTCCTTTAGGATCTATTCCTGAATTACCAGCGTCATCGTGCCAAGAGATAAAATTAAGTGAAGGTAAAGACAGTATTAGTAAAAAGTACTGGTTGGATTCAGCTAATGTCGGGAGTTCAAAGTTGGTTTATTGCGACATGATTTTGGGAG ACATCGATGAATGCAAAGGCAGCAATAACGTTTGTGACGAAAATGCAAACTGCTTCAATACTGTTGGGTCTTATAATTGCACCTGCAAAGACGGATTTACTGGGGATGGTTACTCGTGCTCAG CCGATCTTTGCAATCATTATAAAAACCTGAGTGACGccaatagaaaaaaaagttacgAAACACCTCCCGGTTCAGAGTTGTGTGATAGCCAACTCCCTGAGGAATGGTATCGctttgtgggagctgcaggaacaaaaatgccaacatcACGTGTGTCAGCAAACAGATGTGGAACAAAATACTCAGGTTGGTTAGACGGTCGTTatcctacagtggaagatggtgaagtttACAAGGATGTCTGCTTTAGTAATGATGCTCATAACAATTGTaaatttaagaagaaaatttatgtGAAAAACTGTGGGTCCTACTTCATCTACAAACTTCTTCATCCACCTCTTTGTAACTCACGCTACTGTGGTACAGACTGA